A genome region from Procambarus clarkii isolate CNS0578487 chromosome 78, FALCON_Pclarkii_2.0, whole genome shotgun sequence includes the following:
- the LOC123746134 gene encoding hemocyanin B chain-like, which yields MEELRDGRLLEQRHWFSLFNTRQREEALMLFEVLIHCKTWEGFINNAAYFRERVNEGEFVYALYVAVIHSDLGHGIVLPPLYEVTPHLFTNSEVINKAYSAKMTQTPGKFKMDFTGTKKNKEQRVAYFGEDIGMNIHHVTWHMDFPFWWKDSYGYHLDRKGELFFWVHHQLTARFDSERLSNWLDVVDEIHWEKVIHEGFAPHTSYKYGGEFPARPDNVHFEDVDGVARVRDMVILESRIRDAIALGYITDKSGNHIDIRNEHGIDLLGDIIESSVYSPNAQYYGALHNTAHIMLGRQGDPHGKFDMPPGVMEHFETATRDPSFFRLHKYMDNIFKEHKDSLPPYTKEDIAFPGVVLDSVAIDGELKTYFDTFEFSLINAVDQSENVADVDISADVNRLNHQEFSYNIDITNNNGRKVLGTIRIFLCPLKDSNGVTFTWQEGHWFCIEMDKFYNSLAPGTNHVVRKSVDSSVTVPDRPSFATLKRKTDQAVASRGRLDLHEFERSCGIPNRLLLPKGKERGMDFALFVGVTNGDEDKTVDNPEELGATHAQCGIHGEKYPDKRPMGYPVDRRVPDNRVFLESPNIKRIYVKVFHDALH from the exons ATGGAGGAGCTCAGGGACGGCAGGCTGTTGGAGCAGCGCCACTGGTTCTCACTTTTTAACACTCGCCAACGTGAAGAAGCTCTCATGCTCTTTGAAGTTCTGATTCACTGTAAAACGTGGGAGGGCTTCATTAACAACGCTGCTTACTTCCGTGAGCGCGTGAATGAAGGAGAGTTTGTTTACGCACTCTATGTGGCTGTCATCCACTCAGATCTTGGACATGGcattgtacttcctccactctacGAAGTCACTCCTCACCTGTTCACCAACAGTGAAGTCATCAACAAGGCTTACTCAGCCAAGATGACTCAGACACCAGGCAAATTCAAAATGGATTTCACCGGAACAAAGAAAAATAAGGAACAGCGAGTGGCATACTTCGGCGAggatattggcatgaacattcacCACGTTACTTGGCATATGGACTTCCCCTTCTGGTGGAAGGACTCCTACGGCTACCACCTGGACCGCAAGGGAGAGCTCTTCTTCTGGGTTCACCACCAACTTACTGCTCGCTTTGACTCTGAGCGTCTCTCCAACTGGCTGGATGTTGTTGATGAAATACACTGGGAAAAGGTTATTCACGAAGGATTTGCTCCACATACCAGCTACAAGTATGGCGGAGAGTTCCCAGCTCGTCCTGACAACGTTCACTTCGAAGACGTTGATGGTGTAGCTAGAGTGCGTGACATGGTTATCTTAGAGAGCCGCATTCGCGACGCCATTGCTCTTGGCTACATCACCGACAAAAGTGGAAACCATATTGACATCAGAAACGAGCACGGCATCGACCTACTAGGAGACATTATTGAATCTTCAGTGTACAGCCCCAACGCGCAATATTACGGAGCCCTGCACAACACAGCTCACATAATGCTTGGTCGCCAAGGTGATCCTCACGGCAAGTTCGACATGCCTCCAGGTGTCATGGAACACTTCGAGACCGCGACCCGTGACCCAAGCTTCtttagacttcacaaatacatggATAACATTTTCAAGGAACACAAAGACAGCCTTCCTCCCTACACCAAAGAGGACATCGCATTCCCTGGAGTAGTCTTGGACAGTGTTGCCATTGATGGAGAACTGAAGACATACTTTGACACTTTCGAGTTTAGTCTTATTAATGCCGTAGACCAGTCTGAGAACGTTGCAGACGTTGACATCTCCGCTGATGTAAACCGCCTCAACCACCAAGAATTTTCCTACAATATTGACATCACAAACAACAATGGCAGAAAAGTACTAGGAACCATCCGCatcttcttgtgtcctcttaaggaCAGCAATGGAGTCACCTTCACCTGGCAAGAGGGTCACTGGTTCTGCATTGAGATGGACAAGTTTTATAATTCAC TTGCTCCCGGAACTAACCACGTTGTTCGCAAGTCCGTTGACTCTTCAGTAACAGTTCCTGACAGACCAAGCTTCGCCACACTGAAGAGGAAAACTGACCAGGCCGTAGCCAGCAGAGGCCGGCTTGACCTTCACGAGTTCGAACGGTCGTGTGGCATCCCCAACAGACTGCTCTTGCCTAAGGGTAAGGAGAGGGGAATGGACTTCGCCTTGTTTGTGGGTGTGACCAACGGCGACGAGGATAAGACCGTAGACAATCCTGAAGAACTAGGCGCCACGCATGCTCAGTGTGGCATTCACGGAGAAAAGTACCCAGACAAGCGGCCCATGGGTTACCCCGTCGACCGCAGAGTCCCAGACAATCGCGTCTTCCTTGAGTCTCCCAATATCAAGAGAATCTACGTCAAGGTCTTCCACGATGCGCTCCACTAG
- the LOC123746135 gene encoding hemocyanin B chain-like → MEELRDGRLLEQHHWFSLFNTRQREEALMLFEVLIHCKTWEGFINNAAYFRERMNEGEFVYALYVAVIHSDLGHGIVLPPLYEVTPHLFTNSEIINKAYSAKMTQTPGKFKMYFTGTKKNKEQRVAYFGEDIGMNIHHVTWHMDFPFWWKDSYGYHLDRKGELFFWVHHQLTARFDSERLSNWLDVVDEIHWEKVIHEGFAPHTSYKYGGEFPARPDNVHFEDVDGVAKVRDMVILESRIRDAIALGYITDKSGHHIDIKNEHGIDILGDIIESSVYSPNAQYYGALHNTAHIMLGRQGDPHGKFDMPPGVMEHFETATRDPSFFRLHKYMDNIFKEHKDSLPPYTKEDIAFPGVVLDSVAIDGELKTYFDTFEFSLINAVDQSENVADVDISADVNRLNHQEFSYNIDITNNNGRKVLGTIRIFLCPLKDSNGVTFTWQEGHWFCIEMDKFYKSLAPGTNHIVRKSVDSSVTVPDRPSFATLKRKTDQAVASRGRLDLHEFERSCGIPNRLLLPKGKERGMDFALFVGVTNGDEDKTVDNPEELGPTHAQCGIHGEKYPDKRPMGYPVDRRVPDNRVFLESPNIKRIYVKVFHDAH, encoded by the exons ATGGAGGAGCTCAGGGACGGCAGGCTGTTGGAGCAGCACCACTGGTTCTCACTTTTTAATACTCGCCAACGTGAAGAAGCTCTCATGCTCTTTGAAGTTCTGATTCACTGTAAAACGTGGGAGGGCTTCATTAACAACGCTGCTTACTTCCGTGAGCGCATGAATGAAGGAGAGTTTGTGTACGCACTCTATGTGGCTGTCATCCACTCAGATCTTGGACATGGcattgtacttcctccactctacGAAGTCACTCCTCACCTGTTCACCAACAGTGAGATCATTAACAAGGCTTACTCAGCCAAGATGACTCAGACACCAGGCAAATTCAAAATGTATTTCACCGGAACAAAGAAAAATAAGGAACAGCGAGTGGCATACTTCGGCGAggatattggcatgaacattcacCACGTTACTTGGCATATGGACTTCCCCTTCTGGTGGAAGGACTCCTACGGCTACCACCTGGACCGCAAGGGAGAGCTCTTCTTCTGGGTTCACCACCAACTTACTGCTCGCTTTGACTCTGAGCGTCTCTCCAACTGGCTGGATGTTGTTGATGAAATACACTGGGAAAAGGTTATTCACGAAGGATTTGCTCCACATACCAGCTACAAGTATGGCGGAGAGTTCCCAGCTCGTCCTGACAACGTTCACTTCGAAGACGTTGATGGTGTAGCTAAAGTGCGTGACATGGTTATCTTAGAGAGCCGCATTCGCGACGCCATTGCTCTTGGCTACATCACCGACAAAAGCGGACACCATATCGACATCAAAAACGAGCACGGAATCGACATTCTAGGAGACATCATTGAATCTTCAGTGTACAGCCCCAACGCGCAATATTACGGAGCCCTGCACAACACAGCTCACATAATGCTTGGTCGCCAAGGTGATCCTCACGGCAAGTTCGACATGCCTCCAGGTGTCATGGAACACTTCGAGACCGCGACCCGTGACCCAAGCTTCtttagacttcacaaatacatggATAACATTTTCAAGGAACACAAAGACAGCCTTCCTCCCTACACCAAAGAGGACATCGCATTCCCTGGAGTAGTCTTGGACAGTGTTGCCATTGATGGAGAACTGAAGACATACTTTGACACTTTCGAGTTTAGTCTTATTAATGCCGTAGACCAGTCTGAGAACGTGGCAGACGTTGACATCTCCGCTGATGTAAACCGCCTCAACCACCAAGAATTTTCTTACAATATTGACATCACAAACAACAATGGCAGAAAAGTACTAGGAACCATCCGCatcttcttgtgtcctcttaaggaCAGCAATGGAGTCACCTTCACCTGGCAAGAGGGTCACTGGTTCTGCATTGAGATGGACAAGTTTTATAAATCAC TTGCTCCCGGAACTAACCACATTGTTCGCAAGTCCGTTGACTCTTCAGTAACAGTTCCTGACAGACCAAGCTTCGCCACACTGAAGAGGAAAACTGACCAGGCCGTAGCCAGCAGAGGCCGGCTTGACCTTCACGAGTTCGAACGGTCGTGTGGCATCCCCAACAGACTGCTCTTGCCTAAGGGTAAGGAGAGGGGAATGGACTTCGCCTTGTTTGTGGGTGTGACCAACGGTGACGAGGATAAGACCGTAGACAATCCTGAAGAGCTCGGTCCCACGCATGCTCAGTGTGGCATTCACGGAGAAAAGTACCCAGACAAGCGGCCCATGGGTTACCCCGTCGACCGCAGAGTCCCAGACAATCGCGTCTTCCTTGAGTCTCCCAATATCAAGAGAATCTACGTCAAGGTCTTCCACGATGCGCACTAA